The following proteins are co-located in the Halorussus caseinilyticus genome:
- a CDS encoding S1C family serine protease, which produces MTNENAKVSDEERTYERLYDEAIPSTVSVYATVETDDGTRPSGTGSGFVYDDGHVVTNQHVVAPPVRGPRGGPNGRRQRRQSDSGKSVVGRTVEIRFSEGEWRTGEVVGADAYTDLAAVRVEDVPAYAEPLPVADENPVPGQRVAALGNPMGLDGTITAGIVSGVNRTTPTEAGFTIPDAIQTDAAINPGNSGGPLVTTDGEVVGVNRAKQGENIGFAVSPAIVTRVVPELVASGEYRHSYLNVRTVNVSPTVAEANDLDEPAGVLVADVRLGPASGGLEGCDGTRTVGGHEIPVGGDVIVGVAGRSVRSHEELTRYLITQTEPGESVTVELIRDGQRLTERLTLGERPSPDAGSSLEPRSRPDDNSRSDLEGSKYSSKIGNSFFSGPESGFGGEDADDDSGRNIPIR; this is translated from the coding sequence ATGACGAACGAGAACGCGAAAGTCAGCGACGAAGAGCGAACCTACGAACGACTCTACGACGAGGCGATACCCTCTACCGTCTCGGTTTACGCGACGGTCGAAACCGACGACGGGACGCGGCCTTCGGGAACCGGGTCCGGATTCGTCTACGACGACGGACACGTCGTCACGAACCAGCACGTCGTCGCGCCGCCGGTCCGAGGACCGCGCGGCGGACCGAACGGACGACGACAGCGTAGGCAGTCTGATAGCGGGAAGAGCGTCGTGGGTCGAACGGTCGAAATCCGGTTCAGCGAGGGCGAGTGGCGCACCGGCGAAGTCGTCGGCGCGGACGCCTACACCGACCTCGCGGCGGTCCGGGTCGAAGACGTGCCCGCCTACGCCGAGCCGCTCCCGGTCGCCGACGAGAACCCGGTACCCGGTCAGCGAGTCGCGGCACTCGGAAACCCGATGGGTCTCGACGGGACCATCACCGCGGGTATCGTCAGTGGAGTCAATCGCACGACGCCGACCGAAGCGGGGTTCACGATTCCCGACGCAATTCAGACCGACGCCGCCATCAATCCCGGCAATAGCGGCGGTCCGCTGGTGACGACGGACGGGGAAGTCGTCGGCGTGAACCGGGCCAAACAGGGCGAGAATATCGGATTCGCCGTCTCGCCCGCCATCGTCACGCGGGTCGTGCCGGAACTCGTCGCCTCAGGCGAGTATCGCCACTCCTACCTCAACGTCCGGACCGTGAACGTCTCGCCGACCGTCGCGGAGGCCAACGACTTGGACGAACCCGCAGGCGTCCTCGTCGCAGACGTTCGTCTCGGACCCGCTAGCGGTGGTCTCGAAGGCTGTGACGGGACACGCACCGTCGGCGGCCACGAAATTCCGGTCGGCGGCGACGTTATCGTCGGCGTCGCCGGACGGTCGGTCCGCTCCCACGAAGAACTGACGCGCTACCTCATCACGCAGACCGAACCCGGCGAGTCCGTGACCGTCGAACTGATTCGGGACGGCCAGCGACTCACCGAACGGCTAACGCTCGGTGAGCGTCCGTCCCCCGACGCCGGGTCGAGTCTGGAACCGCGTTCGCGCCCCGACGACAACTCTCGTTCCGACTTAGAAGGTTCTAAATATAGCTCAAAGATTGGTAATTCTTTCTTTAGCGGTCCTGAATCTGGTTTCGGCGGAGAGGACGCGGACGACGATTCCGGACGCAACATCCCGATTCGCTGA
- a CDS encoding orc1/cdc6 family replication initiation protein, giving the protein MSSFSFDRDNSLYKNRDALLEEYTPDNLVGRDEELEEYHAALQPIINGEAPSNIFLYGKSGVGKTAATRFLLNRLQDDAAKYDDISLNVIEINCDGLNSSYQVAVRLVNTLRDPSEQISNTGYPQAQVYSFLWEELDKLGGTIIVVLDEVDHINDNSILYQIPRARSNGYLEDAKIGLVGISNDLSFRDSLSAKVRSSLCEKEVSFPPYDATELQKVLSQREQVAFHDGALAEDVIPLCAAYGAQDAGDARQALDLLLEAGDLARKEAVEQVTDEHVQEAREKLERDRIMEGVADLTEHARLILYALTSLEAEDETPARSRDIRPRYEQLCNHVGTEPLTSRRMRDHLADLAMLGVISSTEKNEGMSGGKYREHALKQDLQLVVTALEETIEFAGVHESIRPYYQTTFEDAEN; this is encoded by the coding sequence ATGTCATCGTTCAGCTTCGATAGGGACAACTCCCTCTACAAGAACCGGGACGCCTTGCTGGAGGAGTACACCCCGGACAACCTCGTCGGCCGCGACGAGGAGTTAGAGGAGTACCACGCCGCCCTCCAACCGATTATCAACGGCGAGGCCCCGTCGAACATCTTCCTCTACGGAAAGAGCGGCGTCGGAAAAACCGCCGCGACCCGATTTCTCCTCAACCGTCTTCAGGACGACGCCGCCAAGTACGACGACATCTCGCTCAACGTCATCGAAATCAACTGCGACGGACTCAACTCCAGCTATCAAGTCGCCGTGCGCCTCGTCAACACCCTCCGCGACCCGTCCGAGCAAATCAGCAACACCGGCTACCCTCAAGCACAGGTCTACAGTTTCCTCTGGGAGGAACTCGACAAACTCGGCGGCACCATCATCGTGGTCTTAGACGAGGTGGACCACATCAACGACAATTCCATCCTCTACCAGATTCCCCGCGCACGGTCCAACGGCTACCTCGAAGACGCCAAAATCGGACTCGTCGGCATCTCTAACGACCTCTCGTTCCGCGATTCGCTGTCGGCGAAAGTCCGGTCGTCGCTCTGCGAGAAGGAAGTCTCGTTCCCACCCTACGACGCCACCGAACTCCAGAAGGTCCTGAGCCAACGCGAACAGGTCGCGTTCCACGACGGCGCACTCGCCGAGGACGTGATTCCACTCTGTGCCGCCTACGGCGCACAGGACGCCGGGGACGCCCGTCAAGCCCTCGACCTGTTGCTCGAAGCGGGGGACCTCGCCCGGAAGGAGGCCGTCGAGCAGGTCACGGACGAACACGTCCAAGAGGCCCGCGAGAAACTCGAACGCGACCGAATCATGGAGGGAGTCGCCGACCTGACCGAACACGCCCGCCTCATCCTCTACGCCCTCACGTCGCTGGAAGCCGAGGACGAGACGCCCGCACGCTCGCGGGACATCCGACCGCGCTACGAGCAACTCTGCAACCACGTCGGCACCGAACCGCTCACGAGTCGCCGGATGCGCGACCACCTCGCGGACCTCGCCATGCTCGGAGTCATCTCTTCGACGGAGAAAAACGAGGGGATGTCGGGCGGCAAGTACCGCGAACACGCACTGAAACAGGACCTCCAACTCGTCGTCACGGCGCTCGAAGAAACCATCGAGTTCGCAGGCGTCCACGAGAGCATCCGACCCTACTACCAGACCACGTTCGAGGACGCGGAGAACTGA